The following coding sequences lie in one Rutidosis leptorrhynchoides isolate AG116_Rl617_1_P2 chromosome 4, CSIRO_AGI_Rlap_v1, whole genome shotgun sequence genomic window:
- the LOC139844629 gene encoding U-box domain-containing protein 21-like, which yields MISAYRNRRTSTKVNKIKKVMDVVVDQVTVPEHFRCPISLELMKDPVILSTGITYDRESIEKWIYEDGKHTCPVTGVVLTSLEPVPNHTIRRMIQDWCVENKSYGFDRIPTPRAPASSYQVAEILSKIVAMTAKRNGEGVTELVVKIKSLEKESEKNMRCIVSNGSTRILFETFDAFSDENQENASVLEEILSGLTLILPFDHNTESGLGSNQSLRTIVKILKVGTLLGRRNAVLVLKEIMSSNQTKLNEFTKIEGSIEALAKLVLEPIDNTTTNASLLAIYHLVTPSTSVNQKEAIITTFLEIGLTEMLIELLVDCTRSVCEKALGVLEGLCTINQGLEKAYNNVLTIPVVVKKLLRVSDIATEFSVSILWILSKYEKSIGEEENVAIEALQVGAFQKLLLLLQVGSSLKTKEKAGDLLKGLNLHRGNVECIESMDFKNLKRPV from the coding sequence ATGATATCAGCTTATAGAAACCGTAGAACATCAACAAAAGTTAACAAGATCAAGAAAGTAATGGATGTGGTGGTTGATCAGGTGACTGTACCAGAGCATTTTCGATGCCCGATATCGCTTGAATTGATGAAAGATCCGGTGATTTTATCGACCGGAATAACATACGATAGAGAAAGTATTGAGAAATGGATATATGAAGACGGAAAGCACACATGTCCGGTCACTGGTGTAGTATTGACTAGTCTTGAACCTGTACCTAACCATACTATTAGAAGAATGATCCAAGATTGGTGTGTAGAGAATAAGTCATATGGGTTTGACCGTATCCCGACCCCTCGCGCCCCAGCTAGCTCGTATCAAGTGGCCGAAATCCTATCCAAGATCGTTGCAATGACGGCTAAGAGAAACGGAGAAGGAGTTACGGAGTTAGTTGTAAAGATTAAAAGTTTAGAAAAGGAAAGTGAGAAAAATATGAGATGTATTGTTTCAAATGGGTCAACTCGAATATTATTTGAGACATTTGATGCGTTTTCTGATGAGAATCAAGAAAACGCCTCAGTTTTGGAAGAAATATTGTCTGGTTTAACCCTAATTCTTCCATTTGATCACAATACCGAGTCTGGACTAGGGTCAAATCAATCTTTACGTACCATTGTAAAGATATTAAAGGTTGGAACTTTATTGGGACGTAGGAATGCGGTTTTGGTACTTAAAGAAATCATGTCATCAAATCAAACAAAACTAAACGAATTCACAAAGATTGAAGGAAGTATCGAAGCTTTAGCAAAACTCGTCTTGGAGCCGATTGATAATACCACAACCAATGCTTCATTGTTAGCCATTTACCATTTGGTTACTCCCTCAACTTCTGTTAATCAAAAGGAAGCCATAATTACGACATTTCTTGAAATAGGCTTAACCGAAATGCTCATAGAATTGCTTGTAGATTGCACAAGAAGCGTATGCGAAAAGGCGCTAGGTGTACTTGAAGGTCTTTGCACCATTAATCAAGGACTTGAAAAGGCTTATAATAACGTGTTAACAATCCCTGTAGTCGTGAAGAAACTATTGCGTGTTTCGGATATTGCTACCGAGTTTTCGGTTTCGATTCTTTGGATACTAAGTAAGTATGAGAAAAGCATTGGAGAAGAGGAAAATGTGGCAATTGAAGCACTTCAAGTAGGTGCATTTCAGAAGCTTTTGTTGTTGTTGCAAGTTGGCTCTTCTTTGAAAACTAAGGAAAAGGCTGGTGATTTGTTAAAAGGGTTGAATTTGCATAGAGGAAATGTTGAGTGTATTGAATCTATGGATTTCAAGAACCTCAAGAGGCCAGTTTGA